In Edaphobacter dinghuensis, one genomic interval encodes:
- a CDS encoding GH92 family glycosyl hydrolase, whose product MSVRSVCVGFLTIALVALPAWGRAAAQSAGYDSVDPFIGTGADGHTFPGATVPFGMVQLSPDTQINNFKHSYKWAAGYRYEDSTILGFSETHFSGAGHSDLGDFLIQPIAGEVRLEPGDVDKPLSGYRSRFSHATEKAAPGYYAVTLADYDVRAELTATARVGVHRYTFPSDREAHLLLDMRSSIYNYAGKVLWSRVRVRQDGTVTGMRETRGWAPGRQLYFAMRFSRPVTGHSLVDREPLPVEYKGFKTPGDTPENTQAMEGRGLVATFDFGKLNAPLVVKVAISPVSEDGAIANLDAEVPGFDFDAVHASARAAWEKALSVVSFDAEPAMRKNLYTAMYHALLAPSLSMDVDGSYRGPDNQVHRAQGFQFVSSLSLWDTYRAEQPLMTLIEPESRTSDLVRSMLASQQESPFGMLPVWQFQGIETWCMIGYHAVPEIADAYMKGIGGFDANKALDAMVATADYAPYGHLGEYMKLGYVPVDGGAANSHQEAVSQTIEYAFDDWTIAQMARKLGRNDVAERFEKRSENWKNVFDPKVGFVRPRLADGSWREPFDPARAGADSGFTEGNAWQYSWYEPQDEAGMIKLLGGDQKLVAKLDAMFDAKVDPKQYADVEDMAGLIGQYVHGNEPSHHLAYLYDYAGEPWRTQERLGQIVESQYRPAPNGLVGNDDLGQMSAWMIFTGMGFYPVAPASNEYVIGRPFVERATMHLPSGKKFEVVADGLSKSHPYVESVSLNGKPLTRSFLRQDEIVAGGELRFVMGGAPNRTWATSVAARPFSMSEAH is encoded by the coding sequence ATGTCTGTGCGTTCTGTTTGTGTCGGCTTTTTGACGATTGCCTTAGTTGCGTTGCCAGCGTGGGGACGTGCTGCGGCGCAGTCGGCTGGCTATGATTCGGTCGATCCGTTTATTGGCACGGGTGCCGATGGGCATACGTTTCCGGGGGCGACGGTGCCGTTTGGCATGGTGCAGCTTAGCCCGGATACGCAGATCAACAACTTCAAGCACAGCTATAAGTGGGCTGCCGGGTATCGGTATGAGGACTCGACCATTCTTGGCTTTTCGGAGACGCACTTTTCAGGGGCGGGGCACTCCGATCTTGGCGACTTTCTGATTCAGCCGATTGCAGGTGAGGTTCGGCTGGAGCCGGGCGATGTGGACAAGCCGCTCTCGGGGTATCGGTCGCGGTTTAGCCATGCAACGGAGAAGGCTGCGCCGGGCTACTATGCGGTGACGCTGGCTGACTATGACGTTCGTGCGGAGCTGACGGCGACGGCGCGGGTGGGCGTGCATCGCTACACGTTTCCGTCGGACCGCGAGGCGCACCTGCTGCTGGATATGCGGTCGTCGATCTATAACTATGCGGGCAAGGTGCTTTGGTCGCGGGTGCGCGTTCGACAGGATGGCACGGTGACGGGGATGCGCGAGACGCGGGGGTGGGCTCCGGGGCGGCAGCTTTATTTTGCGATGCGGTTTTCGCGGCCTGTGACCGGGCACTCGCTGGTGGACCGCGAGCCGCTGCCGGTGGAGTACAAGGGGTTCAAGACGCCGGGAGACACGCCGGAGAATACGCAGGCGATGGAGGGACGTGGGCTGGTGGCCACGTTCGACTTTGGCAAGCTGAATGCGCCGCTGGTGGTGAAGGTGGCGATCTCGCCGGTGAGCGAGGACGGCGCGATTGCGAATCTCGATGCCGAGGTTCCGGGGTTCGACTTCGATGCGGTGCATGCGTCGGCGCGAGCGGCGTGGGAGAAGGCGTTGAGCGTGGTGAGCTTCGATGCCGAACCGGCGATGCGGAAGAATCTTTATACGGCGATGTATCACGCGCTGCTGGCTCCGAGCTTGTCGATGGATGTGGATGGGAGTTATCGCGGGCCGGACAACCAGGTGCATCGGGCGCAGGGATTTCAGTTTGTGTCGAGCCTGTCGTTGTGGGACACGTATCGCGCGGAGCAGCCGTTGATGACGCTGATTGAGCCGGAGTCGCGCACGAGCGATCTGGTGCGGTCGATGCTGGCTTCGCAGCAGGAGAGCCCGTTTGGGATGTTGCCGGTGTGGCAGTTTCAGGGGATCGAGACGTGGTGCATGATTGGCTACCACGCAGTGCCGGAGATTGCGGACGCGTACATGAAGGGCATCGGCGGCTTCGATGCGAACAAGGCTCTGGATGCGATGGTGGCGACGGCGGACTACGCTCCGTATGGGCACCTGGGCGAGTACATGAAGCTGGGCTATGTGCCGGTGGATGGCGGCGCGGCGAACTCGCATCAGGAGGCGGTGTCGCAGACGATTGAATATGCGTTCGACGACTGGACGATTGCGCAGATGGCGCGGAAGCTGGGGCGGAACGATGTTGCTGAGCGGTTCGAGAAGCGGTCGGAGAACTGGAAGAATGTCTTCGATCCGAAGGTGGGGTTTGTGCGGCCGCGGCTGGCGGATGGGAGCTGGCGCGAGCCGTTCGATCCGGCGCGTGCGGGCGCGGACAGCGGCTTTACCGAGGGCAATGCGTGGCAGTACTCGTGGTATGAGCCGCAGGACGAGGCGGGGATGATCAAGCTGCTGGGCGGCGATCAGAAGCTGGTGGCGAAGCTCGATGCGATGTTCGACGCGAAGGTGGACCCGAAGCAGTATGCGGATGTGGAGGACATGGCGGGGCTGATTGGGCAGTATGTGCACGGCAATGAGCCGAGCCATCATCTGGCGTATCTGTACGACTATGCGGGCGAGCCGTGGCGGACGCAGGAGCGGCTGGGGCAGATTGTGGAGAGTCAGTACCGGCCTGCTCCCAATGGGTTGGTGGGGAATGACGACCTGGGGCAGATGTCGGCGTGGATGATCTTTACCGGGATGGGGTTCTATCCGGTGGCTCCTGCGTCGAACGAGTATGTGATTGGGCGGCCGTTTGTGGAGCGGGCGACGATGCATCTGCCGAGTGGGAAAAAGTTCGAGGTGGTGGCGGACGGGTTGAGTAAGAGCCATCCTTATGTGGAGAGCGTGAGCCTGAACGGCAAGCCGCTGACGCGGAGCTTTCTGCGGCAGGACGAGATTGTTGCTGGTGGCGAGCTGCGGTTTGTGATGGGCGGCGCGCCAAATAGGACTTGGGCGACTTCAGTTGCGGCGCGGCCTTTTTCTATGTCGGAGGCGCATTGA
- a CDS encoding VWA domain-containing protein: MNFTVLKSGVVAVVLTGVVLAQTTLHTTTTLVVVPTLVQTAGNALVFSLKANDFALTDDGVPQKVTLEDESTRPLSLVVLMQTGGAARGQFPSYANLSTMISTILGPAPNKVSIVNFDSRPEAASPFTSDVEQWKDAIDHPDVGNSGAAIFDGLEYAIGLLKQQPANTRRAILLISQEHDDGSQAKVKDVVRDLGETNTAVYSMTFSAEKTTLREEFKQSSHKHPPITINPAAGSFLGYVDLSVPLNAAIGAMHKNMSAEIAALSGGETSSFDNAVDLGNDLNVLNNHIRNRYILSFYPTSQTVGLHTITVRLPQHPEMQVSARRNYWLEAQP; encoded by the coding sequence ATGAACTTCACGGTTCTCAAATCCGGCGTTGTGGCTGTTGTGTTGACGGGTGTGGTGTTGGCGCAGACTACGCTGCATACGACGACGACGCTGGTGGTAGTGCCGACGCTGGTGCAGACGGCGGGTAACGCTCTTGTGTTTTCGCTGAAGGCGAATGACTTTGCTTTGACCGACGATGGTGTTCCGCAGAAGGTGACGCTGGAGGATGAGAGCACGCGTCCGCTGTCTCTGGTGGTGCTGATGCAGACTGGCGGCGCGGCGCGGGGACAGTTTCCGAGCTATGCCAATCTGTCGACGATGATTTCGACGATTCTTGGGCCTGCGCCCAATAAGGTTTCGATTGTGAATTTTGATAGCAGGCCGGAGGCGGCTTCGCCGTTTACGTCAGATGTCGAGCAGTGGAAGGATGCGATCGATCATCCGGATGTGGGCAATAGTGGCGCGGCGATTTTTGATGGGCTGGAGTATGCGATTGGGTTGCTGAAGCAGCAGCCGGCGAATACGCGGCGGGCGATTCTGCTGATCAGTCAGGAGCATGATGACGGCAGTCAGGCGAAGGTGAAGGACGTTGTCCGCGATCTGGGTGAGACGAATACGGCGGTCTACAGCATGACGTTTTCGGCGGAGAAGACGACGCTGCGGGAGGAGTTCAAGCAGTCGTCGCATAAGCATCCTCCGATTACGATTAATCCAGCAGCAGGTTCGTTTCTCGGCTACGTCGACCTTAGCGTTCCTCTTAATGCTGCGATTGGGGCGATGCACAAGAACATGTCTGCTGAGATTGCTGCGCTGTCGGGCGGAGAGACGAGCAGCTTCGATAATGCGGTTGACCTGGGCAATGATCTTAACGTGCTGAACAACCATATTCGCAATCGTTATATTTTGAGCTTCTATCCAACTTCGCAGACGGTGGGGCTGCATACGATTACGGTGCGGCTGCCGCAGCATCCCGAGATGCAGGTTTCGGCCAGAAGGAATTACTGGCTTGAGGCGCAGCCGTAG
- a CDS encoding serine/threonine-protein kinase — MKTLIRKPGTARANAPLDTREIAARLAIIFAGRYQVLRLVGIGGMASVYLVRHRIHHGHFAVKVLHPAHVEQADLLARFRREGLLGARLAGHPNIVPVLDVGEADGLHYLVMPYIRGEDLDHLLARVGPLSFEDSILITTQLNEALLYTWSKGVIHCDLAPGNIRLNEFGQFLLVDFGLASLSRHSRTIPPSRTSHPGTPLYMSPEQILGDHVDIRSDLYALGAILYEMLTGKAAFHGNTLQEIEQNHLTPKLSFSHPRLAAHPGIKPLLQTLLALSPAQRFTDPIALQHALAHLVARPAQPSLRPEIEPERESTAPRRRLSFIKEKAQS, encoded by the coding sequence ATGAAGACTCTCATCCGCAAGCCGGGCACCGCACGCGCAAATGCGCCGCTCGATACGCGGGAGATCGCCGCACGGCTTGCCATCATCTTCGCCGGACGCTACCAGGTCCTTCGTCTCGTCGGCATCGGCGGCATGGCAAGCGTCTATCTTGTGCGTCATCGCATTCATCACGGACACTTCGCCGTAAAAGTCCTGCATCCGGCCCACGTCGAACAGGCAGACCTTCTCGCGCGGTTCCGTCGCGAAGGCCTGCTCGGAGCACGGCTCGCCGGCCATCCCAACATCGTTCCCGTTCTCGACGTCGGCGAGGCCGACGGCCTGCACTACCTCGTGATGCCATACATCCGCGGCGAAGACCTCGACCATCTGCTTGCCCGTGTCGGCCCACTCAGCTTTGAAGATTCCATCCTGATCACAACACAACTGAATGAGGCACTCCTCTACACATGGAGCAAAGGAGTGATCCACTGCGATCTCGCTCCCGGTAACATTCGCCTTAATGAGTTCGGGCAATTTCTCCTCGTAGACTTTGGCCTCGCAAGTCTCTCGCGGCACAGTCGAACTATCCCTCCTTCCAGAACCAGCCACCCGGGCACGCCGCTCTACATGAGCCCTGAGCAGATCCTCGGCGATCATGTCGATATCCGCAGCGATCTCTACGCACTCGGCGCCATCCTCTACGAGATGCTCACCGGCAAGGCCGCCTTCCACGGCAACACGCTTCAGGAGATCGAACAAAACCATCTCACGCCGAAGCTGTCGTTCTCGCATCCTCGTCTTGCGGCGCATCCGGGCATCAAGCCTCTTCTTCAGACGCTTCTCGCGCTCTCCCCCGCACAGCGCTTCACCGACCCCATCGCTCTGCAACACGCTCTCGCTCACTTGGTCGCTCGTCCGGCACAGCCATCCCTCCGTCCCGAGATCGAGCCCGAACGCGAGAGCACCGCACCGCGCCGCAGGCTTTCTTTCATCAAAGAAAAAGCTCAGAGCTAA
- a CDS encoding ubiquitin-conjugating enzyme E2 encodes MRTRRIENEWILLETLQQANPGRLNLARNHDLFLLEVDGLPALPLPSPDHVTANDTISTRHRLRIVFPRYYPSMSAEVYLDTPVFHPNVHPETGFICLWAKHRVQTTLEQTLAQLQRILAWQSFNENIEHVMQPDALLWYAHDEARARLPLPFVPFTPVHTEAWVPRTMPMRRRLS; translated from the coding sequence CGCTGCAACAGGCCAACCCGGGCCGGTTAAACCTTGCGCGGAATCACGATCTCTTTCTGCTTGAGGTCGACGGCCTGCCGGCATTGCCGCTGCCGTCTCCTGATCATGTAACCGCAAACGATACAATCAGCACTCGCCACCGGCTTCGTATCGTCTTTCCGCGTTATTATCCCAGCATGTCCGCAGAGGTCTATCTCGACACGCCGGTCTTCCACCCCAACGTGCATCCGGAGACCGGCTTCATCTGCCTCTGGGCAAAGCACCGTGTCCAGACAACGCTCGAGCAGACGCTCGCACAGCTTCAACGCATTCTTGCATGGCAGAGCTTCAACGAAAACATCGAACACGTTATGCAGCCGGATGCTCTGCTCTGGTATGCGCACGATGAGGCACGCGCGCGTCTCCCCCTCCCCTTCGTTCCGTTTACGCCCGTCCACACCGAAGCTTGGGTCCCTCGCACGATGCCAATGCGCAGGCGGCTTTCATGA